The DNA segment CCACTCGGCATCACAGAATACTATTGGAAAGAAACGCCTGATGGAGAAATTGATACAGAAGGCGGTTTATATCTAATGGCAGAAGACTTGGCTAAAATTGGCACATTATTTCTCAATAAAGGAAAATGGAACGGTAAGCAAATTGTGTCTGAAAGTTGGGTCACAACATCCACAAGCCCTTTACTGAAAAACGTAAAACCGCAATGGCGAGATGTAACAGGATATGGGTATCAATGGTGGATTCCTGAATATACGGATAATGGAAAAACCAATATTTATTCCGCCAATGGATATGGAGGTCAGTATTTAATGGTGGCGCCAGCCCACCAGTTAATAATCGTCTTTAATGGCTGGAATATTAATAGTGAGCCAGAAATGTCCACTTATAGAGTTTTGCGAGACAGAATAATCCCTGCACTTAAAAATAAATAACTGGAAACAACGCTTCCTAAAAAAACACGAATCCCTGCTCTAAAATCATTATTTTTATAATTGCTAAATTCAAGACGTGGTTATTGGCACCATTACTTGTTAGACAAAAACATAAAAATAGTATGAGCGCAAGAGGAATTATATTAGTTCTAATGGTTGCAACTCTTTTATTCAGTTGCAACAATGAAAAAACAAAAACAACACCCGAAACTACTCCCGTGAATAAAACGGAAAAGGCGACAGACACCTTAACCAAACACCTAAAACCTTTTAAAGCTGAATTGCCGACCATTGGACTTTTAATGTATAATGGCGTACTACAAAGTGAAGTGATTGCAACTTCAGATGTTTTTGCAAAACCTTCCGAAACTGGCGAACAACTTTTTAACGTCATTAGCATAGCCGAAACCAAACAGCCCATCACGACCGAAGAAGGCATGCACTTTGTTCCAGATTATACGTTTGATAACTGCCCAAAATTAGACGCGCTGTTTGTTCCCAGCGCCTACGATATGTATGCACAAGTACACAACAAAAAAATTGTAGATTTTATTAAAGAGAAAAACAAGGAAACCAAATATACCGTTAGCAATTGCGCCGGTGCTCAATTAATTGGAAGATCTGGAATTGCGGACGGACATAAAATCGTTACTTGGATTGGCGGAGGCGAACAATTGCAAAAAGATTACCCGAAGTTAAAAGTGCAGAACGATAGTTTGGTGACATTCGTGGAAGACGGTAAATTTTTATCTTCTAACGGAAATTTGGCAAGTTATATTTCTGCGCTTACTTTAGTCGAAAAAATGACCAGTCCCGAACACAGAAAGTTTGTTGAAAGCTACCTATACCTGGACCGGCTTCAGAATTGGAAAAAATAATTTTAAAAAATAAGAAACTGCATGTCGCCGGCATATTATACCGATAAAACATTCACAAAGCACCATAACATCGAAAACCCATTACCAAAAGGGGATTATGAAGGTTGCACTTTTAATCAATGTGACTTTTCCAATGCTAACTTGAGTGATTTTCGCTTTATTGAATGTGAGTTTATAGATTGTAATATAAGCAACGTACAACTGAACAAAACGGCATTACAAGATGTAACTTTCACCAACTGCAAGTTATGGGGATTACGGTTTGAGATCTGTAGTACGTTTGGGTTTTCAATTGTGTTTATTAAATGCCAGCTAAATCATGCTTCTTTTTACAAAATGGATGTATCCCGTAGCAGTTTTGTCCACTGCAATTTATTG comes from the Marixanthomonas ophiurae genome and includes:
- a CDS encoding DJ-1/PfpI family protein — its product is MSARGIILVLMVATLLFSCNNEKTKTTPETTPVNKTEKATDTLTKHLKPFKAELPTIGLLMYNGVLQSEVIATSDVFAKPSETGEQLFNVISIAETKQPITTEEGMHFVPDYTFDNCPKLDALFVPSAYDMYAQVHNKKIVDFIKEKNKETKYTVSNCAGAQLIGRSGIADGHKIVTWIGGGEQLQKDYPKLKVQNDSLVTFVEDGKFLSSNGNLASYISALTLVEKMTSPEHRKFVESYLYLDRLQNWKK
- a CDS encoding pentapeptide repeat-containing protein; translated protein: MSPAYYTDKTFTKHHNIENPLPKGDYEGCTFNQCDFSNANLSDFRFIECEFIDCNISNVQLNKTALQDVTFTNCKLWGLRFEICSTFGFSIVFIKCQLNHASFYKMDVSRSSFVHCNLLEVDFTESNLSGCKLEQCDLQRAIFHSTNLEKTDFRTSTNYSINPERNKLKGALFSMPEVIGLLNTYNIHIEGINT